The genomic segment TGGTGACGCCGAGTGAATATGAACAAGCCATCTTACCGCTCGGAGTGACGACGGTGATCGCCGATCCGCACGAAATTGCTAACGTCAAAGGTGCAGACGGTCTACAGTTCATGTTAGATGATGCGGAACAGCTTCGTCTTGATGTACGGATGATGTTACCGAGCTGTGTTCCGGCGACGTCGTTCGAACACGCAGGGGCGTCGTTAAAGGCAGCCGACTTAGCGCCGTTCGTCAATCATCCGGGTGTCCATGGATTAGGGGAAGTGATGGATTACCCGGCGGTCGAACGTGCCGATGCGGACATGCTACAGAAAATCGAGCAGATTGAAGCAGCAGGGAAGCTCGTTGATGGTCATGCAGCAGGTCTTGGTGCACGTGAAGTCAACATCTACGGAGTTGCCGGCATTCGGACGGACCATGAAGCGGTTACGAAAGAAGAAGCGCTCATACGTGCACGCAGAGGGCTGTATGTCGAAGTCCGTGAAGGATCGGCAGCCCGAAATTTAAAAGAAGTACTGGATGCCGTAACAGAAAGCAATGCGAGTCGCTTCTTATTCTGTACAGACGATAAGCATTTGGATGATACATTACGTGAGGGAACGATCGACTACAACGTGCGTTATGCAATCGAACATGGGATTAAATGGGAAACGGCATATGCGATGGCATCACTCCATGCAGCAAATGCCTATGCATTACAAGATCGCGGGGCAATCGTCCCAGGACGCCGGGCGGATTATGTTCTTTTGACGGATCCTGATCGTGTAGTGATTCGTGAAGTGTTCGTGAAAGGCGAGCCGGTCGCTCGAGATGGTAAAACAATCATTACGTCTCCGAAAGTAACGGTCCCACCTAATTTGCGCGGTGAATTAAAAACGAAAGAAATCACGGACACAGTGTTTGAACTGCCACTCGCGCACCCGAAAGCAAATGTTATCGGAGTTATTCCGAAAAGCATTGTTACGAATCATCTCGTGTTGGATGTGCCCGTCGTCGATGGAATGTTTGTGCAGGATACAGCGCAAGATTTATTAAAGATTGCTGTCATCGAACGCCATAACGGAACAGACTTCTCAGCAGTTGGCATCGTCCAAGGCTTCGGTATGAAACGTGGAGCGATTGCCGCGACGGTCGCCCATGATTCACATAACCTCGTCATCGTCGGTACTTCAGATGCGGAGATGAAGCTTGCAGCAGAGCGTCTCGTTAAAGCGGGAGGAGGCGTCATCGCGGTCAAAGGTGAGGATGTCTTGGCAGAACTGCCACTTGAGATCGCCGGTTTGATGACGAGTCGTCCGTTCGAGGAAGTCGGAGCTACGTTAGAAAAGTTAAACGATGCGCTGGATGTATTAGAAGCGGATCGTTCATTCAATCCGTATTTGACGATGTCGTTCCTTTGCCTACCCGTCATTCCGAATTTGAAATTGACGGACAGTGGACTGTTTGACGTCAAAACCTTCCAACATATTAAGACACAGGCGCTAAGATAAAGAAACCCGGATTAAAAAAGGTGAACACTCACTACGACTAGTGTTCACCTGCTTTATTGATTTCCTTCCCGCCTCAAATCCCATCATTCCTTTACATTTGTTATTGAATCTTAATATTTTTCAAGTTGAATCATTATCTGATCCTTGTTATAGTTGTTTTTATATCATCTGTGAAAAACATCACTTTCAGTGAAACTTTTTAACCCTTGATTCGTAAAATATAAAAGAAAAAAGAAAGGAAGGATAGTATGGATAAATCGTATTTTGAAGGACATGAAGAACTGATTGCTTGCGTCTATCGCTCGTTCATCGACCAATTTCATGAGTTACCAGAGCGACGACGAACAAAACGTCAACTGCGAAACCTTGCATTTTCTGTCATCCGTCAAGCAGGTCCGACCTATCAAGAGCGAACGGTGTTGTATGAATTTTTCGCCGAGTTTTTCAGAGCAGTAGAAGAAGGACAGCATGAAAAAATTGAATTCTATAAACAAATCGCACAGTAAAGACCCCAGACGGCTCCGGCAGAAGGGGTCTTTGTTGTTTTACAAAATAAAAAAATCCAAAAACCCACCGGAATGGATTTTTGGATTGCAGATATTGTTTACTTAACTTCCATCCATTTAAAGCTCATGTCAGCACCAAATGGGTGGCGGTATAATTTGTCGATGTTAGCCCGTTGTAAGTAAGCTTCACCTTTTTGATAGATTGGAGCAATTGCATAATCTTCTGCGAGAAGCATTTTTTCAGCTTCTTGAAGATCAGACCAACGTTTTGCTTCATCTGTTTCTTTCTTCGCATCTTTAACAAGTTGATCAAACTCTTTATTCGAGTAGTTCATCCGGTTAAAGCTTCCGTCCGTTAACCACATGTCGAGGAACGTCATTGGATCCTGGTAATCAGGGCCCCAGCCGGCAGCGGAGATGTCATAGTCACCTTTTGACTCAAGGTCAAGGAAGTTTTTGAACGGTTGTTGCTTGATTTTGACCGTCAAGCCAGGCAAGTTCTTCTCGAGGTCACCTTTTAAGAATTCAGATACCTTTTTAAAGGCATCCTCATCTCGTGAAAGCATATCGAGTTCAACTGTTTTAACACCTAACTCTTTTAGACCGGCCTCCCAGGCTTTTTTCGCCTCTGCAGCGTCAAAGCTTTGAAGGTCTGGGTATTTCGCGCGGAAGTCTTCGCCGTCCGGTGTGAACGTGAAATCTTTTGCGACGATGAAGTTCGCAGGTTCTGATCCATCGTTCAGGATGACATCTGTGATGCCTTGCTTCTCGAAACCAAGCGCAAGAGCTTTACGGATGTTCTCATTTTGGAGTGCTTTATTTTTCTGGTTGAAGCGTAAGAAATTGATCCGTGCGTCTGGACGTGTTTTGTAGTCTTCTGACTGTTCGTATTGTGAAACGAATTCAGAAGTAATCGGTGCGAAATCAACTTCTTTTGACTCGAATAAGTTGACGCCGGTCGAGATTTCTTTTACGACCTTCACGTCGATCTTATCCATTTTGACGTTTGCTTTGTCCCAGTAATCTGGATTCTTTTTGTATGTCCATCCGGCGTTCGATTGCCAATCTGACAAGATAAAAGGTCCATTGAAGTTCATTGATTCAACATTCATCGCGAATTTGTCGCCTTTTTCTTCGACGAATGATTGCTTAAGTGGTAAGTACGTAGGGAAACTCGTCAAACCAAGGAAATACGGTGCAGGTGCTTCGAGCTGAACTTCGAGCGTTTGGTCGTCGATTTTTTTGACGCCGAGTTCGTCGAGTTCTGCTTCACCCGCCATGATTTTATTGGCGTTCTTTAAATCCTGTAAGATGTACGCATATTCAGCACCTGTTTTCGGATCAAGTGCACGTTTCCATGAGTAAATGAAATCATCCGCTGTGACGGATGAACCATCCGACCACTTTGCGTCTTTCCGTAGTTTGAAGGTATATGTTTGTTTATCATCGGATACTTCAACACTTTCAGCCATCCCAGGCGTTGGTTTATTTTCACCATCCAGACGATAAAGGCCTTCGAATACGTTGTTTGTCACGATGATTGATGTCGAGTCCGTCGTTTTCGTTGGATCGAGTTGTGGGACATCCGTTGTAGAGATGAATGTCACTTCTTGTTTTTTGTTACCATCTGATGACGAGCTACCGTTCGATTCATTATCCTGACCACAAGCTGCTACTGCGAGTAGCGCCATGCTCGATAAGCCAGCAAAGGCGATTTTAGTCTGTTTCTTCATGTGAAAAATGACCCCCCCGATTAATTTAAAGTAATTTCAGAAAAGTTTGAACATAATGTAAATTTAAGTGAAAATGAATGAAAATGCAACATAAATTTTCTGATAATTCTCACTGGTCGAGGTCTATTTGCTCAATTCCGAGCGATTTCAAGTAGTCATAAAGTATGAAAATCGTGACACGGTGAGGCGAGTACATCCGTAATGTCAATTGCTGTGGCGTGCCACGTAAACGAATATTCGTAATCCGGACGCCCCGTTGTTCGAGCGCTTTTTTAACCGTCTCTGCATCGAGGGTTTCCGGTAAAGTCAAATGAGCGACGATGACGTTTGCTTCAAACCGGCTGTTGTTGAATCGTTTCATGATCCAGGTGATACTTTCGAGCGAAACGAATAGAAAAAGTACGAGAAAGCTTGACTCAATAATGAATCCTGCACCGACGGCAATCCCGATGCCGCTCGCCGCCCAGATAATTGCTGCTGTCGTCAAACCACTGACGATATCATGTGGACGTCGGAGGATGACGCCGGCTCCAATGAATCCAATTCCGGCGACGATTTGGGCGACGATTCGCATCGGATCCATTTGGACATGAGAGGCAATATCTTCATAAAAAATAACGGAGTTGATTGAAACGATGGTTAACAGGCAACTGATCAGGGTAATTACGAGGCTAGTACGTATACCAACTGGCTTGTTTTTGACTTCACGTTCGAATCCGATAATGGTTCCAAATGTTGCGGCAATCATTAATTTATATAAGTCTTCTAGTTGGAACGAATGCACCCATGCCATCATCATCAAATCCTTTCTTTACATTGAAGTGGGTTTTGTTATAATGAACTTTGTGTCTTCGAATGAATATACGTTTGATATGAATAGATATACAGATTTGGAGGAAGTGTTTACATCATGAATCAACAAAAGATTGGTTTTTTTGCATTAGCAGCAATGGTCATCGGTTCGATGGTTGGAGGGGGTGCCTTTAACCTGCCAGGAGCGATGGCTCAAAAAGCAAGTGCTGGTCCGATTTTAATCGGTTGGAGCATCACAGGACTTGGTATGATTATGTTGGCATTAGTCTTTCAACACTTGGCGAATAGTAAGCCGGAGCTTGAAGGTGGTATTTATGCGTATGCACGAGAAGGCTTCGGTCGTTTCGTTGGTTTCAATAGCGCTTGGGGATACTGGGTATCCGCCTGGATCGGTACCGTTGCGAATATCACGTTAGTCTTTAACGCACTCAGTTATTTCTTCCCGATTTTTTCAGCGGAAAATCGACTATTTTTATTGATGATGAGTGTCGTCGTCGTGTGGGGACTATTTTGGATTGTCTCGAGTGGGATTAAAGAAGCAACACTCGTTAACTTGATTACGACAATCGCTAAGCTTGTCCCCATCCTAATCTTCATTCTGCTCGTCGGGATTGCGTTTAATGTACGCACGTTCAATCTCAATTTTTGGGGAGAGGGAACGGAGCTTGGATCGATTTTTGAACAAGTGAAGGGAACGATGCTTGTCACGCTTTGGGCATTCGTCGGGATTGAAGGAGCCGTCGTCTTATCGTCGCGTGCGAATAAGCGGAGTGATGTCGGTAAGGCGACCGTGACAGGTCTCATCGGCGTACTCGTCATTTACATCTTGATTTCAGTGTTATCACTCGGTGTCTTGACGCAAGAGCAACTAGCCGGATTAAATGAACCGACGATGGCGTATGTCTTGGAAGCCGCGATCGGACCGGTCGGTGCAACCATCATCATGATTGGATTAATTATCTCGTTGTCGGGTGCTTTGCTCGGTTGGACGATTTTAGCATCAGAGATTTCCTATCTTGTCGCAAAAGATGGAGCTTTTCCAAGAGTGTTCGCGAAGACGAACCGGAACGGAGCACCCGTCGGCGCATTGCTTATCACACAAATTGCGACACAACTCGTTGCGGCGGTTGCTTTGTTCTCGGCCCAAACGTATCTTGTTTTATCAAGTATTGCCGGGATTTGTGCACTTTTACCGTACTTGTTGTCGGCAGTCTATAGTGTTCGTTTCTCTAAAGCGGAACGCAATACGAAGATGTTGATTTTCTCTATTATTGCTTCCTTCTATTCGATTTGGCTCGTTTATGCGTCGGGTATTTGGTACATCGTCATTGCAGCATTGGTTTATGCTCCAGGTATCATTGCCTACTCGTTAGCAGAACGTGAGCAAAAACGTAGTGGTATGTCACGTTACGAGATGATTGCGAGCGGTGTGCTCGTAATTTTAGCGGGGATCGCCATTTATGGTATGGTCGCTGGTCAAATCCAGTTGTAATCGTAAAAAAGGGCTGACTTTTGAGTCAGCCCTTTTTATATTTTCAACAAGCGATATCAGCTAGTTGAGGAATTAAATCGTTTGTCGACCTCATCGACGGATAAAGGTTTTGCGAAGATGAATCCTTGCATCTGTTGACATGACGTTGTTTTTAGATACGCTTCAGCGCTGGAAGTTTCGACTCCTTCCGCAACTAAATTAAGGTTCAAATTCCGACCTAGTTGAATAATGGAATCTAATAATCCTACATTTCCAACGTCAATCCCATCAATAAAAGTTTTGTCGATTTTGAGTTCATCAATCGGAAAAGCACTTAAATATTGAAGTGAAGAATAACCTGTTCCGAAATCATCGATGGACAGGCGGAAACCGAGTGACTTGATCAATTGCATCCGTTCGAGTGTTCGCTGTGTTTGTAGGATGGCGATGTTTTCTGTCATCTCAAGCGTCACTGAGCGAGGCGAGATTATTTTATTTGAAATCAAGTGTTGGAGCGTCCGGATAAAGGAATCGCTTTGGAACTGGTGGGGGGAAATGTTGATGGCCATCGTCAGCTTAGGGTCAATCGTCTGTTGCCACTCGGCTAATTGTTCGCACGCCTCGAGGACGACCCAGTTATTGATGGGGGTGATGAGTGCTGCTTCTTCGGCAAGCGGAATGAACTCAGCCGGCGGAATACTTCCAAGTGCTGTATGATTCCAACGCAGCAATGCCTCGAAGCCGTTCACACGTCTCGTTTTCAAGTTGATGATGGGCTGATAAGCGAGTGAGAACGCGCCATCTTCTAAAGCTGTAAATAAAGAACGTTCAAGCTGTACTTTTCGTGTAAATTGTTGATCCATTTCATGTGTTAAATATTGAATCGTTCCTGTTCCGACAGCTTTTCCTGAGTACAATGCCATTTCTGATCTCCGGAATAAGTCTTCGAGTGAACTGGCCTCTGACGGATAGAGCGTGATTCCGAATGTACAGGAAATGATTAACGAATGACCATTAATGTAGTAAGGGCGTTGAATGACTTGTTGGAGCTTACGGACGAGTTGGAATAACGTATTTCTGTCGGAAGCGGGAATGAGTAGGCCGAATAAGTCACTCGTCGGATGAAAGGTTAAGGTACCTTCCGTCTGCTGTGAGAGACGAAGGGCTAGTGCTTGTAAAAGTTGATCACCGATGTGCGTTCCGAACGAATCATTGATGACTTTGAAACGATCGATATCAAATAAGATTAAAGCGAGTGGCTGAGTGGGTGAAGCGTGATCGAACATCGTTGCACCTTCTCTTAAAAATCCACGTCGATTGAGTAAATGCGTCATTTCGTTATGGTGGACTAGAAAATCAAGTTCCTCTTCAAGACGGGTTGTTTCGGTCACATCAGTCCCGATAAATAAGTGTTGGAACCGGACACCGTCCGCATCATAAATCGGAATAAGTGTCGCTTGGAGAAACTTTCTTTCGGACGATGACGTTTCGATCGGCATTTTTCCGGACCAGGCTTTTTTTTGTTTGATTTGCGAGCGGATGGTCATCAATACTTCGTTTTCGGCTGCACTGAGCAACTGCGTCCAAGGACGCTTGATGAGCTGATTCGGACAAAAACCTGTGAAATCGACCATGTTGGCGTTAGCGTAAGTGATAGTCCCCCGTGCATCCAAAACGAGGACACAAGCGATTTGATCAAACGCGTAGCGTAAGTCCATCAATCCTTGAAAGAGCGGTTTCGTGTCGGATTGTTGAGCGGTTGAAGGGAGGCTACAAAAAGAAGCACCTATGACGTATTCATCGTTATCGTCAAACAATGGTGTGATTAACATTGTCGCGGTCATGCTTGTACCTGTTTTGTGTAAAAAATACGTGTTCGGAAGTTGAATGACCTGGCGACGTTCTAAAAACGATCTCCAAATCTGTTCACTAAAAGCAACGTCTTCCGGATTTAATAACGGGAGTGTTCGACCTAACACTTCATCTGCAGACCATCCCCAATAGTCTTCAGCCGAAGGGTTCCAGATACGAACGGTTAAATCCAGATTTAAGATGAAGGCAGGTAAGGGGAACTTACTCATGACGACTTCATAGGAATCAATGGTCGAACGGTCCATTACATGCACACTCCTTGTTACGCAAATTGATAGTTCAGTTGTCTTGTCTATTCCCAATATATTCAATCAACATGCAGATAAACATATATTCAATCAACATGCAGATAAACCCTTTTGGATGTTTAACTTTTGTATGAAGATTATTTTGAGGAATCTGTTATAATCGATTTGAAAGCGTTTTCTAAAGAGTCAAAGGGGGACTATTTATGAATCAAACAGAAAAAATTATTCAACAGACAGAGCAGTTCGGGGCACATAACTATCATCCACTTCCAATCGTCATTTCAGAAGCGGAAGGTGTCTTCGTCAAAGATCCAGAAGGACGTCAGTATATGGATATGCTCAGTGCTTACTCAGCCGTCAATCAAGGGCATCGTCATCCTAAAATCATCGAAGCTTTAAAACGCCAGGCTGATAAGATTACGTTGACATCACGTGCGTTCCATAATGATCAGTTAGGTTTCTTCTATGAAAAAGTAGCGAAGTTGACGAATAAAGATATGGTTCTACCCATGAACACCGGTGCAGAAGCTGTCGAAACAGCAGTGAAGGCTGCACGACGTTGGGCGTATGAAGTAAAACAAGTTCCGGGCGACGCAGAGATTATCGTGTGCGAAGGAAACTTCCACGGGCGGACGATGACTGCTGTTTCCATGTCGACGGAAGCAGAATACCAACGCGGGTTTGGACCACTGTTACCTGGAATCAAAACGATTCCGTATGGTGACCTGGAAGCCTTAAAAGGTGCAATTACTGAAAACACGGCAGCCTTCATCGTTGAGCCGATTCAAGGGGAAGCGGGAATCTTGATTCCGTACGATGGTTTCTTAAAAGACGCGCAAGCTGTCTGTAAAGAGCAGAACGTCCTGCTCGTGGCTGACGAAATCCAATCAGGTCTCGGACGTTCAGGTAAGTGGTTTGCTTCGGATTGGGACGAAGTGACGCCAGACATGTATATTCTCGGAAAAGCACTAGGCGGCGGAGTATTCCCGATTTCATGTGTAGCGGCAAATCGCGACGTGCTGAATGTCTTTAATCCAGGCTCGCATGGCTCGACATTTGGTGGAAATCCATTAGCATGTGCCGTCTCGGTTGCTTCGTTAGAAGTGCTCGAAGATGAAAAATTACCTGAGCGGTCGCTTGAACTCGGAACGTACTTCATGGAAAAATTAAAACAAATCAACAACCCGATCATTAAAGAAGTCCGTGGACGTGGACTCTTCATCGGAGTTGAATTGACAGAAGCGGCTCGTCCATATTGTGAAGCATTAAAGGAAAAAGGACTGCTTTGTAAAGAAACGCATGAGACGGTCATTCGTTTTGCACCACCACTCGTCATCACGAAAGAAGAGCTCGACTGGGCCTTTGAACGAATCGAACAAGTATTAGGCGCCTCGGTAACGCAATAATTGATAGATCAAGACTTCCTGGTCGATTATGACGGGAAGTCTTTTTCTTTTTTATGTTTGATTCTTTTGGAGATGGGAAAATACTAATATTCGCATAAAAAATAGGGGGTAATGAATATGTCAGAAAACAGTGGTTTGAATAAAAAGCTCGATGGTGCAGTCGATAAAGCAGCAGGTAAAGCAAAAGAGGCACTTGGTAAAGCGACAGGGGATAAATCAACAGAACGTGATGGGAAGAAAGATCAATTAAAAGGTGGCGCGAAAAAGACAGTCGGGAATGCCCAGCAAAATCTTGAGGATACGAATCGTCATTAATGCGTGACCGTAAGTACCCGAACGTTCGGGTACTTTTTTTATGAATAAATTTGTATAAAGGTCTAGTCATTTAGATGTTTATATGAAATAATGACAGTTGTAAAAGCGTTTTCATTGATTCGTCAGCAATTGTTTTTTTACTTAAGAAAGGATGAAGTGTATGTTGCAATTTCTTCAACGGATTGGTAAAGCTTTAATGCTGCCAATCGCCGTATTACCAGCCGCAGGGATTGTCTTACGACTCGGATCGGCAGACATGCTGGATATCCCATTGATGGTAGCAGCGGGAGGGGCAATTTTTGATAACTTGCCGCTTATCTTTGCGATTGGTGTCGCAATCGGACTTTCGATTGATGCCAGTGGGGCAGCTGGATTAGCTGGGGCAGTCGGTTATCTCGTTTTAAAAAATGGTGTTGATTCCATGAACAAAGATTATTCCAATGCCCAAATTCAAGCAAAGTATGATGCGATAGCAGCCATTGTCAATGATTCCTCGACGAAAGCAGACGGTGCGACCTTGAGTGCGATTGCGAATCAGGCGAGTCTTGGTTCGATGGTCAACATGGCAGTCTTTGGCGGAATCATTGCCGGGATTACAGCCGGTTTGCTTTACAATCGTTTTTATAACATTAAACTCCCGGATTGGTTGGCATTCTTTGGTGGAAGACGGTTCGTTCCGATCATCACCTCTGCTGTAATGCTCGTTTTAGCTTTTATCTTTGGTTACTTATGGCCGTTCATCGAAGATGGGATCAATGGTGCCGGAGAATGGATGGTCAGCCTCGGAGCAGGCGGTGCCGCACTGTTTGGATTCTTCAACCGTCTCTTGATTCCTGTCGGTCTGCATCATGTCTTAAACAATATTTTTTGGTTCGTCTTCGGTTCGTATGAAAAAGCAGACGGGACGATCGTCAATGGAGACATCGCTCGTTTCTTTGCCGGAGATCCGACAGCGGGTATCTATCAGGCTGGTTTCTTCCCGATTATGATGTTTGCACTTCCGGCAGCTGCTGCTGCGATGGTCATGGCAGCACGGAAAGAAAATCGGAAAGCTGTTGCCGGAGCGATGATTGGTTTAGGATTGACTTCGTTCCTAACGGGGATTACGGAGCCGATTGAGTTTTCATTCATGTTCCTTTCACCCGTCTTGTACGTCATGCATGCCGTTTTGACAGGTCTTTCGATGGCCGTCGTCAATTTGCTTGGCATCTTACATGGGTTCTCGTTCTCAGCAGGGTTCATTGATTATGCCTTGAATTTTGGAATTGCTACAAAACCGTTGTTGCTGATTCCGGTTGGTCTCGCGTTCGCGGTCATCTATTACTTCCTGTTCTACTTCATGATTACGAAGTTTGATTTAAAAACACCAGGTCGTGAAGATGAATCGCTCGTAACAGACACGGGTATCGTAACAGGGGTTTCAGATGATAAGTATGAGCAACAAGCAGCAAAAATCTTTGCAGGTCTACAAGGTACGGATAATGTGACGGCGATTGATAATTGTGCGACACGTTTACGTTTACAAGTCAAAGATACAAGTGTAATTGATGAAGCAGCGATTAAAGCCGCTGGTGCAAAAGGTGTCATGAAGATGGGGGCGACAAACGTCCAAATCATCATCGGGACAGATGTTGAATTCGTCGCGGATGCCATGAAACGTCACAAAAATAAGTAAACAAAAGACCAGCGCTCATGAGCGCTGGTCTTTTGTTTTGAAGGGAGATACACTGTTAAGAAAAGTCACGTTGATTGTGCGACGCAGTGACTGTTTTTTGTTTTGGGGCGTGGGCATAAATCGGATAAAAAATACCGACTAAAATGATGATGATACCAATCCACTGTGAGCCCATTAAATGTTCGCCTAAAATGAGCACAGAACAGATGACTGCTGTTGGGAGCTCGGCAGCTCCGAGCAATGAGACGCTGGCAGGACTGAGATGTGGTGCACCTGCGGCAAATAAAAGTGGTGGTAAAATTAAAGCGAATAAGCCGAGTGGAAGGGCATAAAGCAACATTCCATTTTCAAAATTTGTTTCGCTCAAGAAAGTAGTAGGTGGATACATAATCATGACGAAAAGTAACCCACCTGTCATCATATAAAAGCTCTTTTTGATGACCGGAAGATGATTTGCGACACGTCCGCTCGCGAGTAAAAAGATGGAGAAGCTGACCGCTGCGCCTAATCCGAACAGTGTTCCGCGGAAGTCAAGCGAACTCGTGTAAGCAGCACTTGCCAAAATGGCTCCGCCAATCAAGAGGATTGCTGACAAGAAGTGTGCCCGTGAAGGTAAGCGTTTCGAAATGATTGAATCGATAACAACACCAATCCACGTAAATTGGAACAATAAGATGATTGCGACGGAAGCAGATATTGTCTGCAGGCTCTGATAGTAAAGGTAACCTGTCGTCCCACTGGAGATGCCGATAATGACCAGTTTCATAGCGGTCGTAGGTGCGAGACGTAGATTTTTTGTAAATAGCGCAAGGATGAAAATCATGAGCCATCCGAAGAGAAACTGACTTCCTGAAACTGTAGCAGAGTCGAAGCCGGCAGCATAAGCTAGTTTGACAATCGTTGAAAGGACACCGTAACTGATAGCGCCGATTAAAACGAAAAGTGTTGCTTTTGATCGATTCATTTAGTTGCCTCCATGTTTTAGAACGCACAAAAAAGGTTGCAACAGGGCCTTGTCCAGGTTTTTTGGACAGGGTTTGGTTGCAACCTGTGTGAGTTATTTAATGTTGAGACCTACCTCTTTGTAAAAGGCGGGTTTTAATTCATTGTAGCGAGCAGTTAAACGATTAAAATCATTTAACGTAGCCGTAGCCTGACGCGTAGTACGATTTAAGTCGGCTGTTGCTTCATCAATCTTAACGAAGTTCGGTTTCTCGGTCAAGTAGGAGAGTAATTTTTCCTCCGCGTCCATTGAAGCGGTATATTGCTTAACGAATGTAGTGAATGCTTGTTCACGCTGTTCGATGACTTCAATCACGCGAAATCCTTCACGTTTCGGTCCGGTTTCGAGTTCTGCGACGTAATCTTTTAATTCTTGTATATCTAACTTGGCGAAAGCCTCTCGGCGCAACGATTGTTCTTGTTCAAGCAAAGAGGATCGTTCTTCGTTTAAAGCCATTAATTCCTCACGTTCATTTTGTGACCGTTTGATTTCCTCAGCTCCTGCATCGAGAACTGCTTGGTACGTATTAACGGAAATTTCATCTTTTCTACTTCTAGACTCTGCGAGCGTGGTCGCGTCTTGTTCGTATGTTGCGTGCTC from the Exiguobacterium oxidotolerans JCM 12280 genome contains:
- a CDS encoding ornithine--oxo-acid transaminase, yielding MNQTEKIIQQTEQFGAHNYHPLPIVISEAEGVFVKDPEGRQYMDMLSAYSAVNQGHRHPKIIEALKRQADKITLTSRAFHNDQLGFFYEKVAKLTNKDMVLPMNTGAEAVETAVKAARRWAYEVKQVPGDAEIIVCEGNFHGRTMTAVSMSTEAEYQRGFGPLLPGIKTIPYGDLEALKGAITENTAAFIVEPIQGEAGILIPYDGFLKDAQAVCKEQNVLLVADEIQSGLGRSGKWFASDWDEVTPDMYILGKALGGGVFPISCVAANRDVLNVFNPGSHGSTFGGNPLACAVSVASLEVLEDEKLPERSLELGTYFMEKLKQINNPIIKEVRGRGLFIGVELTEAARPYCEALKEKGLLCKETHETVIRFAPPLVITKEELDWAFERIEQVLGASVTQ
- a CDS encoding CsbD family protein is translated as MSENSGLNKKLDGAVDKAAGKAKEALGKATGDKSTERDGKKDQLKGGAKKTVGNAQQNLEDTNRH
- the nagE gene encoding N-acetylglucosamine-specific PTS transporter subunit IIBC gives rise to the protein MLQFLQRIGKALMLPIAVLPAAGIVLRLGSADMLDIPLMVAAGGAIFDNLPLIFAIGVAIGLSIDASGAAGLAGAVGYLVLKNGVDSMNKDYSNAQIQAKYDAIAAIVNDSSTKADGATLSAIANQASLGSMVNMAVFGGIIAGITAGLLYNRFYNIKLPDWLAFFGGRRFVPIITSAVMLVLAFIFGYLWPFIEDGINGAGEWMVSLGAGGAALFGFFNRLLIPVGLHHVLNNIFWFVFGSYEKADGTIVNGDIARFFAGDPTAGIYQAGFFPIMMFALPAAAAAMVMAARKENRKAVAGAMIGLGLTSFLTGITEPIEFSFMFLSPVLYVMHAVLTGLSMAVVNLLGILHGFSFSAGFIDYALNFGIATKPLLLIPVGLAFAVIYYFLFYFMITKFDLKTPGREDESLVTDTGIVTGVSDDKYEQQAAKIFAGLQGTDNVTAIDNCATRLRLQVKDTSVIDEAAIKAAGAKGVMKMGATNVQIIIGTDVEFVADAMKRHKNK
- a CDS encoding EamA family transporter — translated: MNRSKATLFVLIGAISYGVLSTIVKLAYAAGFDSATVSGSQFLFGWLMIFILALFTKNLRLAPTTAMKLVIIGISSGTTGYLYYQSLQTISASVAIILLFQFTWIGVVIDSIISKRLPSRAHFLSAILLIGGAILASAAYTSSLDFRGTLFGLGAAVSFSIFLLASGRVANHLPVIKKSFYMMTGGLLFVMIMYPPTTFLSETNFENGMLLYALPLGLFALILPPLLFAAGAPHLSPASVSLLGAAELPTAVICSVLILGEHLMGSQWIGIIIILVGIFYPIYAHAPKQKTVTASHNQRDFS
- a CDS encoding YkyA family protein, whose translation is MKKIYLSLTFLSSCAALLLSGCSTDSSMDFYDKLEEHATYEQDATTLAESRSRKDEISVNTYQAVLDAGAEEIKRSQNEREELMALNEERSSLLEQEQSLRREAFAKLDIQELKDYVAELETGPKREGFRVIEVIEQREQAFTTFVKQYTASMDAEEKLLSYLTEKPNFVKIDEATADLNRTTRQATATLNDFNRLTARYNELKPAFYKEVGLNIK